A stretch of the Candidatus Schekmanbacteria bacterium genome encodes the following:
- a CDS encoding polysaccharide biosynthesis tyrosine autokinase: MAQYELDLRDYWRIIRKRRFIIISVTLLVGFLTFLFSLIQRPTPLYKATASVKVERATSLTGLLTEVVSWSTWDDIATQSVVITSYRIMEKVAQRLGFVPKNLKTEEIRKNPKYVEIISELQDSVEAEQEEDTNIINIYAESENPEDATLLANTVAEVYKEENRKERNAQVTEARKFIESQLKIVGKQLRESEEKLKNLQQRNGIMSEDSLYYDSLLKEKSSLRDEYRKVAEELVEAEKQLAILEKGQTIDEDFGRIYTPDYYSHLYELNRELLDLLLKRKDLREQYNDDYPPLKELEEKIRSIVNEMEQQIKKKVEVLNYKKEDILSRIKEVDKAIYEKPEDLLSIARARNEVEVNRELFSQLKTKYQEALIKEAEKVDEVTIVKPAFEEPIITNPSSISQKTAVGLFIGLLLGFVMALIIETLDTSIGTIEDLEQYLDIPVTGVIPDVGNEELISEIQQSGAVQENLDAETIDLYSKLISHFAPSSILSESYRAMRTNIQFMLLEKKYKTITITSASLGEGKTSVAINLGITLAQLGKKVLLIEGDLRKPRLHKVFGLEKEPGLTDIIIGNSHWKNSVRTVIDMMLGNLQFEQLFQTPGLDNLSIITCGHIPPNPSEFLNAQGIEELIEEIKEYFDLIIIDVPPVLPVTDAVILGAKTDAVLLVYRAGKIARSGLKRAKNILSNVKANVIGIVLLGLKPDVNPEYFKFGYKSYTEDSNKPPESRFIDTISRFFSKLESFFTKENLRKFISSLDSKQLTKIIISAIIVLLIVIGILWQTGGCKSEKKFQNRYSLKNTTTENIKMNIE; this comes from the coding sequence ATGGCACAATATGAACTTGATTTGCGCGATTATTGGCGAATTATCAGAAAAAGAAGATTTATAATTATCTCTGTAACACTGCTTGTGGGTTTTCTTACCTTTCTTTTCTCTCTTATTCAGCGTCCAACTCCACTTTACAAAGCAACAGCAAGCGTTAAAGTTGAAAGGGCAACAAGTTTGACAGGACTTTTGACTGAAGTTGTTTCATGGTCAACATGGGATGACATTGCGACACAATCCGTAGTTATTACAAGTTATCGCATTATGGAAAAGGTTGCCCAAAGATTAGGATTTGTTCCAAAGAATCTTAAAACAGAAGAGATAAGAAAGAATCCAAAATATGTTGAAATCATTTCCGAGCTTCAAGACAGTGTGGAAGCAGAGCAGGAAGAAGATACCAATATAATCAATATCTATGCTGAATCGGAAAATCCTGAAGATGCAACATTATTGGCAAATACCGTTGCAGAAGTTTATAAAGAAGAAAACAGAAAAGAAAGAAACGCTCAAGTTACTGAAGCGCGAAAATTTATTGAATCACAATTGAAAATAGTCGGCAAACAACTGAGAGAATCTGAAGAAAAGCTCAAGAATCTTCAACAAAGAAACGGCATTATGTCCGAAGATTCTCTTTATTATGACAGTTTGCTTAAAGAAAAGAGTTCGCTTCGTGATGAATACCGCAAAGTTGCAGAAGAGTTGGTTGAAGCAGAAAAACAATTGGCAATTCTTGAGAAGGGACAGACGATTGATGAGGATTTCGGAAGAATCTACACGCCTGATTATTATTCGCATTTATATGAGTTGAACAGAGAACTTTTAGACCTCCTGCTAAAAAGGAAAGATTTGAGAGAACAATATAATGATGATTATCCGCCACTGAAAGAATTGGAAGAAAAAATTAGAAGTATTGTCAATGAAATGGAACAACAGATTAAAAAGAAAGTTGAGGTTCTCAATTATAAGAAGGAGGATATCCTATCGAGGATAAAAGAGGTCGATAAGGCAATCTATGAAAAGCCGGAAGATTTACTTTCAATTGCGAGAGCAAGAAATGAAGTGGAAGTCAATAGAGAGTTATTCAGTCAATTGAAGACTAAGTATCAGGAAGCATTGATAAAGGAAGCGGAAAAGGTTGACGAAGTGACAATTGTGAAGCCTGCATTTGAAGAACCGATAATTACTAATCCATCGAGTATTTCGCAAAAGACGGCAGTAGGACTCTTTATAGGACTTCTCCTTGGCTTTGTAATGGCGCTCATAATTGAAACTTTGGATACTTCAATTGGCACAATTGAAGACCTCGAGCAATATCTCGATATTCCTGTTACTGGCGTAATTCCTGATGTGGGAAATGAGGAGTTGATAAGTGAAATTCAGCAGTCAGGAGCTGTTCAGGAAAACTTGGATGCAGAAACGATTGACCTTTATTCCAAACTGATTTCCCACTTTGCCCCTTCTTCCATACTTTCTGAAAGTTACAGGGCAATGCGGACAAATATTCAATTTATGCTCCTTGAAAAGAAATACAAAACTATAACGATCACAAGCGCCTCTTTGGGTGAAGGTAAAACTTCTGTTGCTATAAATCTTGGAATTACGCTTGCTCAACTTGGTAAAAAAGTGCTCCTAATCGAAGGTGATTTACGGAAACCTCGTCTCCATAAGGTATTTGGTTTAGAGAAGGAACCGGGATTGACAGATATTATAATAGGGAACAGCCACTGGAAGAATTCTGTGCGTACAGTTATCGATATGATGTTAGGCAATCTTCAGTTTGAACAACTTTTTCAAACACCGGGACTTGATAATCTTTCTATAATTACTTGCGGCCATATTCCTCCAAATCCTTCAGAATTTTTGAATGCTCAGGGGATTGAAGAACTTATTGAAGAGATTAAAGAATATTTTGATCTAATAATTATTGATGTACCTCCTGTCCTTCCTGTTACAGATGCTGTGATCTTAGGCGCAAAGACGGACGCTGTTTTATTGGTCTATCGTGCAGGCAAAATTGCCCGTTCCGGATTGAAGCGGGCGAAAAATATTTTATCCAATGTAAAAGCGAATGTCATTGGCATTGTACTCCTTGGGCTTAAACCTGATGTGAATCCGGAGTATTTTAAATTTGGATATAAGAGCTATACAGAGGATTCTAACAAACCTCCTGAGAGCAGATTTATAGATACAATCAGCAGATTTTTCTCAAAATTGGAATCTTTCTTTACTAAAGAAAATTTGAGAAAATTCATTAGTTCTTTGGACAGCAAACAGTTAACAAAGATTATCATCTCTGCGATTATTGTTCTGCTGATTGTAATAGGCATATTATGGCAAACAGGTGGATGTAAGAGTGAGAAAAAATTCCAAAATAGATACTCACTGAAAAATACCACAACTGAAAATATTAAGATGAATATAGAGTAA